From the genome of Chthoniobacterales bacterium:
TACATGGCCTTGGTCCCGATCATCCAGCCGCCGATCATGCGCTTGCTCACCACGCGCCGCGAGCGCGAGATCAAGATGGCAAGCCCGAAAGGCCAAGTCTCCCGGGCCGCTCTCATCGCGTTCCCCATCGTTGTTGTTGTTCTCACGGGCATCGTCGCCCCCAAGGGCCTTCCACTCATGGGAATGATCATGCTGGGAAATTTCATGAAGGTGAGCGGCGTCGTGACGCGACTCACCGGCGCGGCGGAAAACGAAATCACCAACGTTGCCACGCTTTTCCTCGGCCTGGCCATCGGAGGAACCATGGCCGGACCGCAATTTCTCACCAAGGAAACGCTCATGGTTTTCGCCCTCGGTTTCGTCGCGATCGTGATGGACACCATCGGCGGGATCGGGCTGGGCAAACTCTGGTGCTGGCTGTCCGGAGGCAAGGTCAATCCGCTGGTCGGGGCGGCGGGCATCTCCGCCTACCCGATGGCCGCGCGCCTTGTGCAGACCGAAGGCCAGCGCTGGAACAAACACAACTTTCTCCTCATGCACGCCATGGCCGCCAACACCGGCGGCCAGGTCGGCTCGGTGATGGCAGCTGCCATCATGCTTTCGGTCCTGAAGGGATTGGGGATTCTCTGAAGGTCTCGGTATCCTGCCGAACCGGAATTTCAGGCTTGGGGGCCGTCCAGATCAATGCGCTCGCCGCTTCGGAACAATGCGGCGATGGCAACCGTGAAAATCGTGCCGATCAGCACGTAGTAAGGCCACGCAACCGCCGGCCACCATGCGGGGAGAAAGGCGCCGAAGGACCATTCCTGCGGGATGAGTTCCCCGCGCAGCAAAGCGCCGAGATCCACCGCAGGCACCTTCACCCGACCGAGCACAAGCACCGCGGCGATCCCCGCGAGCATCGCCACCACGTTGGCGCGGTCGCAACCGCGCGTGCGGGTCAGCATTCCGAGGAGGAACACGCCGAGCAGACTGCCGTAGCTGTAGCCGAGGATGCCGAGGGCCAGGGGAATGATCGTGATGTTTGTCTGCAAAACCGCGTAGGCGGCCGCCGTGGCAACACCGACCATCAGCGCGCCGAACACCGCCGTGGAAATGCGCGCCACCGCCACGGAACGGCGGTCGGATGCCCCGGCCCCGCCAAGGTAAGGCACATAAAAATCTTTCACGAACGAGGTGGCCAACGCGTTGAGCGCAGCCGAAGTCGAACCCATCATGGTGGCAAACACGCCGGCGACAATGAGACCGCGCACCACCACCGGCATTTCGTTGACGATGTAATAGGCAAACACCTCGTTGTGCTGCGCGGGCAATGACGGGTCGGGAGAGATCTCGTAATGCACCGCCAACAGCAGGCCGATGGCGAGAAAACCGAGCACGATAGGGATGTCGGCGAAACCGCTGACGATGAGGGACCGCTTGGCCTTGGCCGTGTTCTCCGCCGTAAGCAAACGCTGCACCATGTCCTGGTCCGTGCCGTGCGTCGCCATGGTGAATACGGTCGAACCGATGATCGCGGCGAAAATCGTGTAAGGCGTCTCGAGCATGCCTTTGAGCGCATCGAGGAAAGGCTTCGAGGAATCCCATCCCGTCTGGAACATCCCCGCCCCGGGATTGGCAGCGAGGCTCTGCGACACCGTCTGCCATCCGCCGGGAATCGAAAAGAAGATCGCGCCGATGGCGAAAAAGATCGCGCCGATCATCAGGCAGGCTTGGATGAGGTCCGTCCACACCACCGCTTTGATGCCACCCACCGCGGTGTAAAGCGTCGTCACCAACGTGGTGAAAAGAATCCCCCAGAAATATGTCGCCAGCGTCACGGGCGCGCCGGGAAAAAGATACCTCCATATGACCACGATGATGACACCGCCGAGGTAGAGCCTCACGCCGATGCCGAGCACGCGGGTGACGAGGAAGATCCCGCTGGCCATGTTGCGGGTGGAGGCCCCGAAACGGCGGTCGAGGAACTCGTAAATGCTCTGGACGTTGTTGCGGTAGTAGGGACCGATGAAAATGTAGGCAATGATGAAGCGGGCGATCACCGTGCCGATGGCCAGCTGCGCGTAGGCGAAGCTGCGCGTCTTGAATCCCTCGGCCGGCGCGCCGAGGAACGTCGCCGCACTCGTCTCCGCCGCGATGATCGAAGCCAACACCGCCCACCACGGGATGCGGTGTCCGCCGAGAGTGAACTCCTGAAGGCTGTTGCTGCCGCGCCCCGCGCGCAGGCCGATGCCGACGATCACCGCAAAATAAACAGCGACCACGATGGCGTCGATGATGAGGGCGGTCTGCATGGGGCGGGATTCCGGTTCTCGCACGGAAGCCGGCAGGGACTTCCGCGCAAGAGGCGTTTACGAACGGCGAGTGTCTGTTAGACTGGCGCGCTTGCGCGAGCAGAAATGCAGTCAGAGCGCCCAACCCGCCGCCAATAGAATATGGACACCATTGTCATCGGACACCGCAACCCCGACATGGACTCGGTGTGCTCGGCGATCGCTTACGCTTCGCTCAAGACGCGTCTCGGCAGCGCCGGGGTCCGTGCCGCGCGTGCGGGCGCCCTGAACGAGCGCATCACTTTCGTCCTGGAAAAATTCGGTGTCCCGCAGCCCGACTTTGTTCCCGACGTCACGCCGCGGGTGCGCGACGTGATGATCGCCGAATATGTGGCCGCGCATCCCGACCGCCCGGTGGCCGAATCCCTGGAGAAGATGTCTTCGTTGCGCCTGCGCGCGCTGCCGGTGGTCGATGACGAAAGGCGCTTCCGCGGCGTGGTCAGCGAAAACAAACTTCTCGAGCGCGTCTTGCCCGCGCCGGAGTCCGCTTCGCAAGCCCGCAAGGTCACGGCCTCGCTGGCCAACATCGCCAAAACTTTCGACGGCGTCCCGCAGACCGGCGCACTGCCGGAGAACGAGGAAGAATACGCCCTCATCGTGGCGGCCATGAGCATCGGCACTTTCGTCGAGCGCATGGTGAACATGGACCGCCCGCGCACGGTGCTCTTCGTTGGTGATCGCGAAAACGTGCAACTCGAGGCGATCCGCGGCGGGGTCCGCGCCCTCGTGGTCACCGGCGGATGCGAAATCCCGGAGCCCTTGCTGGAGGAAGCGCGGCGCCGCGACTGCTGCATCATCTCTTCGCAACTGGACACGGCAACCAGCGTCATTCTCGCCCGCGGTGCGGTGGTGGCGCGCCATGTGATGGAGCCGGTGGCGGAAAAGTTCGACGCGGACATGGCCCTCTCGCTCGCCCGGCGCTCCGTGGCCCTCTCCAACAAATTCATTTTTCCCGTCATCGACGCGGAAGGGCGGCTGGAAGGCATCCTGTCCAAAAGCGACTTCCTCAAGTCCCCTGCCCGCCAGCTGGTCCTCGTCGATCACAATGAACTCTCCCAAGCGGTGCCCGGGGCGAGCGAGGTGCCGATCGTCGAAATCCTCGACCACCACCGTCTGGGCAACATGCCTACCGAAGCGCCGATCCTTTTCATCAACCAGCCGGTCGGATCGACCTGCACGCTGGTGGCCGATCTGCACCGCCGCAACGGCATCGACCCCGAGCGCGCCGTTGCCGGACTGCTCATGGCCGGGATCATTGCCGACACCCTCAACGGGACTTCGCCCACCGCGACCGACCTCGACCGTCGCTACCTGCGGGAACTTTCGGAATTCGCCGGGATCCCGGCTTCGGAGCTGGCCGGGCAAATTTTCTCCGTCGGCTCACCGCTGCAAACACTCACGCCGGAACAGGTTGTCACCGCCGATTGCAAGGAATACGAGGAGCGCGGCGTGCGCTTCAGCGTTTCGCAGATCGAGGAGGTGACCTTCCTGCACTTCGAACAGCGGCGCGAGCAACTGCAGTCCGCCCTGCGCGAAAGGATGGCTGAACGCAGACTGCTTTTTGCCGCGCTGCTCGTCACGGACATCAACAAGCAGAATTCTTATCTTCTGGTGGAGGGGGACGCGGACTACTTGCGCACCATCCACTATCCGGAACAGTCGGACCGTGTCTGGTTTCTCGAGGGAGTCGTCTCGCGCAAAAAACAGCTCCTGCCCTTCCTCACGGAATGCCTGGCCGCCGTGCGGTAGCCGGAGGTTGATTTGGGCCTGGGGAGGGGATTTTTGGAGGCAAAAATAGTCATAAGTTGTTTTCCTCCAACAAATAAAAGAATTATTTGACGTCCTTCCAAGCTCACCCCTACGCTTTTCGGGTATCCGAGCATGCATAGAAAGGATGTGAGCAAATAATGCCCGAAGTTATCGTTCGAAAAGGAGAACCCATCGACCGCGCCATCAAACGCTTGAAAGCGAAGTTGGACTCCGAGGGGATCATGGAAGAAGTGCGTCGTCTGCGCGCTTTTGAGACCCCCACGCAAAAGTCCCGCCGCAAAGCGAAATCCAACGCCAAGCGCGCCAAGATGAAGTTCCGCTTCAGCCTTTCCTAAAGCCACTTCTGTTGAATCAACATCCGCGCATCTTTATCGCAGGTTGCGGTTATACCGGCGAAAGATGCGCGGAATTTTTTTGCCGTGAAGGAGCCGCCGTCACCGCCCTCGTCTCCTCCCCCGGGTCCCGGCAGAGATTGTCGGGAAAACCTTACGAGATCCTGGTGGCCGATGCCGCCGACCCCGCGATGCTCGAAGCAGCGCTTTCGCGCTGCGGACAACCGGACATTCTCATCCATTGCCTGAGCGGCAAAGCCGGACGCGATGCCGCGGCCTACCGCGTCACTTACGTCGCGACTCTGCGAAACCTGCTGGCATCGCTGCACCCCAAATTCTGCGTCTTCACCGGCAGCACTTCGGTTTACACGCAAAACGACGGCTCGACGGTCACCGAGGAATCGGCATGCGGAGGCACACCGACGGCCGATGTCCTGCTTGAAGCGGAGCGGATCGCGCTTGCTGCCGGCGGCGCCGTGGTGCGGCTCGGCGGCATTTACGGTCCGGGCCGCACGCGCTTCATCGAATCGGCTTTGGAGCGCGGGACTTCCCCCTTCGGCAGCCCGGAGGCTTTCATCAATATGATCCACCGCGACGACGCCGCCCGCGCTCTCTGCCATGCGGGCCGGTCACGTCTCCACGGCATCTACAATGCCGTCGATGATCATCCCGCGCGCCGCGATGACTTGGCCGAGGACATTCGCACGGATCAACCCGTCCGGAACGCGCATCTTGCTCCGGCCACCGGAAAACGCGTCAGCAACGCAAAGCTCCGGTCATCCGGTTGGCACCCGCTTTACCCTTCGATCCTGGACGCGCTGCACAACGATCCGGACCTCGCGGCGTTACGAACTCAGTAGAGTCCGATAAAATCGCCGGTCCAAGCGGACGGCCACTCGAACCCGAAGGGCGCCGCGCCCATGTAATAGGGATCGCTGTAATAAGGATGACGCGGGATGTCCCCCTCGTCCTCCAGATAAATTCCCTTCGCCTTGCCGAGATAGTTGACCAGCACGTCGTCCGCCCCGGCATCGACCAGGCCGTTGATCTCCTTGTCCGAGTAATCGTAGGGCGTCTTCGTCGCTTTGAGGTAGGGCACGATCATCTTGCCCGGCACGCCCTTGCGCGCGAGATCCTTGATGTCGTCGTATCCGAGGACCCGGCCGTGACTGATGCGGGCGTAGGTGCCGGCATCGATCTTTTTCGCCTTGAGCACCTTGAGGTAGCCCGGCTGGTCCAATTGCGGCGCGTTCGTCGTGGCACAACCGCAGAGCGCGGCGACGGAAAGAACAAGGAAGAGTCTGCTCATGACGCCGTAGGGTGCACCGGATCGACCGCACGATAAAGCCGAAAGCGGCGGGGGTCCTCCTTCCCCCGCCGCTTCGTTTGCCGTGAATTGTCCGGTTTGCACCGGACACAATTCTGCCGGTTCAGACGGCTTTGTCCCCGGTTTCGTCAGTGCGGATGCGGACCGCTTCCTCCACCGTCGAGATGAAGACCTTGCCGTCGCCGATCTTCCCGGTCTTGGCCGCCTTGACGATCGCCGATGTGGCGCCCTCGACAAGGTTGTCGGAAACGACAACCTCGATCTTGATCTTGGGCAGGAAATCGACCGTGTATTCGCTGCCGCGGTAGATTTCCGTATGGCCCTTCTGGCGGCCGAATCCTTTGACCTCGCTGACCGTCATTCCCTCGATTCCGAGGTCGGACAAGGCGTCCTTCACTTCCTCGAGTTTGAACGGCTTGATGATTGCTTCGATTTTTTTCATTGGTGATTTCTCCTTTGGCAAACGGGTTGCTAGTCGAACAAGTAGCCTTCCTCGCCGTGGTCCACGGTGTCGAGGCCTTGGTTTTCCTCATCCTGGCCGGGACGCAATCCGATCGTCACTTTGACGATGAAGGCGATCACCGCGGCTGCAACGACGGACACGCCGACCGTGAGCAGCACGGCCTTGAGTTGCTCGCCGATCAGCCCGTCCTTGAGGGGCTCGACCACCGCGTTGACCGCGGGATCGGCGAAGATGCCGGTGAGGATCGCGCCGATCGTTCCCCCTACCCCGTGGATGCCGAAGGTGTCGAGTGCGTCGTCATAGCCGAGCCACTTTTTGAGATAAACGACGGCGAAAAACGGAATGATTCCCGCCGCGAAGGCCATGATGATCGCGCTGGTCGGAGTGACGAATCCGGCCGCCGGGGTGATGACCACCAACCCCGCGACGATGCCCGAGCAAAAGCCGAGCACACTCGGTTTGCCGCGCAAAACCCACTCGAGCACGGCCCACACGAAGCCCGCCACCGCGGCGCACAGCATCGTCGTGGTGAACGCATTCGCGGCGATCGCGTCGGCGCCCAGCGCGGATCCCGCGTTGAAGCCGAACCATCCCACGTAAAGCATCCCGGTGCCGATCATCACCAGCACCATCGAGTGCGGAGGCATGGGCACTTTGCCGAAACCCATGCGCGGTCCCAGGATCAGACAGAGCACGAGCGCGGTCCATCCGGACGTCATGTGCACCACCGTTCCGCCGGCGAAGTCGATCGCCTTGATGCCCGCATCCGGGTTGAGCGGACCGCACATGAAACCGGTCGTGCTCCACACCATGTGGGCCATCGGGAAATAGACGACGAACATCCAGATGGCGGTGAAAAGCATCACCGCGGAAAATTTCATGCGCTCGGCCGTCGCGCCGAAAATGAGCGCGGGCGTGATGATCGCGAAGGTGAGCTGGAACATCGCCCACACGTAGTCCGAAATCCAGTAGTAGCCGGCGCCGACCCCCGCTGCCGACATGCCGTTGAACATCGCGTTGCTCAGGTCGCCGATGAAGGCATTGCCCGCGCCGAAGCTCAGGCTGTAGCCGCAAAGCCACCACAGGAACGACACGAGGCCCGCGATGCCCAGGCACATGGCGAGGATGGAAAGCACGTTCTTCGAGCGCACGAGGCCCCCGTAGAACAAAGCCAATCCCGGCAAAGTCATGAACAGAACCAAAGCCGTGGACACCATCTGCCACGCATTGTGTCCGGGACCCGGCGCTTTGATCTTCGACGCGTCGCCCGACGGACGATCGACGTTGTTGATGTAGGCCTCGAGGTCTTCGACGCGCTGTTCAAGCGTGGGCGCCCCTGCAGGAGCCTCCGCGGTCGCAGCGGTCACGGACTCCGTGACAGTGCCTTCTTCGGTTGAGACCGACACGGTTTCCGTGACGGCCGACATCGTCTCCTGCGCCCGGAGCGGCGAAGCCGCGCAAAGCGACAAGACCGCGACGAGCAGCATGGACTCCCATCTTGTTTTTTTCATCAGTTTCATAGTTGTTGTTGTGGTTCCGGGCTCGTCCCGCTGCTGCAGCCCCCGGCTCTACCGCCCGGGAAACCGCCGCAAGGGGCAAGTTGCCGGACAAAAAGAAAAGCAACTGCCGTGCCAAGTGCCCGCGGATTCCGGAATGACCGGCTTTGCCACTCAGACGCCGGTCAAATCGGTGCAGCACCCGGGCACCCGCACTGGGCAAATTTCGCCAGCGCCCCGATCCAAGCGACGCCCAACCTTACCCCGCGCTGGCGACAAAGTCCTTGTGTGATGGCTTGTTTCTGATTGATTTTTCTCAGCGACCAATCTGCCACCTCTCTCCGGCAGGCCACTGTCGATGTTGTATTATGGACAGCCGCCCGGCCCGACCGCACGTTTCATTCGGATCACCATCCGGCCGCTCGTTTTTCCATCTGCGGCTCTCGCGGCGCACGACAATCAATATCATCTTGGGTGCCTGCGCCCTGGCGGTGCTGTCAACCACCGCGGCTTGGGGAACGCGGAAGCTTTTCGCCAAACCCGAGGGCTCCGTCGGCACCACCTACGAACTGCAACCCGGTCCCTGGGGCAAGATCACCGTTCAGCCCATCCTCATCGAAGCGCCGGCAAGTCTGCCATCGCTCAATTTCCGCCTCGGCGACGGGCGCTGGTATTTCCGCGCCCGCAACCCGGATGAGGTTGCCGCCCTCCTCCGTGCATCGGGCCTGACCACGGAGCAAGCCGGACGCATTCTTCCGCTCCTGCAGCGGGTGCCGGACCGCAGCGACTTGCTCGCCGCAACACCGCCGGAAGACCTCGTGCGCTCGCTCTCCATGGATGTCCGCTCGGCACTTTATGACAAACTGGCGGACATTCCGGAGAATTTTCCCCAAGTCGAACCCTTCCGGACCACCGACATGCACCTGGAAAAGTGGTTGGAGGGCGCCAAACTTCCGCCGGAGGTTGTTGCCGGGGTCGAAAGCCTCATGTGGCGGCGGGGATCCGGGCTGTTCTTTTCGGACTACAACATCGTGGCCGACAAAATCACCTCTCCCGTGGTCAAGCTGGAGCTGCTCAGACAACTCACCCGCAAGTCATCCGCCATCCTCACGATCCAAGTCCCTGCCGGGGGCGCCACGGACAACCTCGTGGCCTATTACGGCACGGGCGGACGGCGCGACAAAGTGGAACCCCTGCTTCGCGGACTCGGCCAAGCCGGCGGCGGCCCGCTCGGATTGTCGAACATGTTGCCCATGTTTGCGCGCGCGCGCCTTTACCGGTTCCCCGATCCGCTGCCGGGCAAAGACATCGGCCCCGACTGCCATTGGACGACTTTCAACTTTTTCGCCCGCGGCGAGCCGGACGCCTCGCTGAACGACCCGGCTTATATCGAGAAATTGCTGCGCGACAATTACCAGCCGGTCAACGGCGCTCCGCGCTTCGGGGATGTCGTGCTGCTCAAGTTGCCGGACGGTTCGGCCATCCACTCTGCCACCTACATCGCGGACAACATGGTCTTCACCAAAAACGGCCCGTCGCTGGCGGCGCCTTTCATGTTTTCCACGATCGAAGACATGCTGGCCTTTTATCCCAAAAGCCAAAGCATCCGCCTCGCCTACTACCGCCGCAGGGATGCATAATAAGCGGCGCTCCAGGGCCGCCACCACAGTATGAACGAAAAGCCACGCATCCTCGCCCGCGTCTTCGCTTACCTGCGGCGATACCCGCTGCTCGCCGCGACAACACTCGCTTGCGCGCTCGGCTCGTCGGTGATGGTGATCGTCTTTCCGGTCGTCACCCAGCGCATTGTGGACGACGTTTTGCGCGGCGGGAAAACCGCGGAGCTGTGGCCGATGATCGCTCTGGCCGCGTTCGGCTTCCTTGCGCAGGACGGCCTCAACACGTTGCGCATCCTGCTCAACAACACCTTCGAGCAAAAAGTCCTCTTCGACCTCCGCAGCGACCTTTACGCCAGGCTGCAATCGCTTCCGCTCGCGTGGTTCGACCACCGCGCCACCGGCGACATCATGACCCGCGTCGTCGAGGACGTGAACAATGTCGAACGCGTCCTCATCGACGGCATCGAGCAGGGCGCGGTCGCCATCCTGCAAATCGCGGTCGTGCTCGCCCTCATGTTTTGGTGGAGTCCGACGCTCGCCCTCTGCGCCCTCACGCCCGTGCCGTTCCTCTTCGCCGGCGCGCTTGCATACACGCTCACCGCGGGCAAACGCTACAGCGCGCAGCGACGGGCCGCATCCGACCTCAACGCCCTCCTGCACGACAATCTCGACGGTATCCGGCAGATCAAAGGCTACGCGCGGGAATCCAGCGAGCACCGCCGTTTCAACGAATCGAGCGGCAAACTGCGCGAGGCGACGCTGGTCGTCATGCAAGCATGGGCGTTTTACAGCCCGGGCATGAGCTTTCTTTCGTCGATCGGCAGCCTCGTCGTCCTCGGCTACGGAGGCTGGGCTGCACTTCACGGAAAATTGGACCTCGGCGTGCTCGTTGCGTTTCTCGTCCTGGTCCGGTTCCTTTACGAACCCGTCGGGCGCTTGCACCAACTCAACCAGATCATGCAAGCCGGGCGTGCCGCGGGTCGCCGCGTTTTCGACATTCTCGATGCCGCGCCGGAACCGGACGCCGGCCGCGCCCCGCTTCCCGCGACATTGCGGGGAGAAATCCGCTTCGACAACGTGGACTTCTCCTACGGCGACGGCCCGGGCGTTCTTCGCGACATCTGCCTCGAGGCAAAACCGGGCGAAACCGTGGCACTGGTCGGTCCCACCGGAGCGGGCAAATCCTCGCTCGTCGGATTGCTCATGCGGCTCTACGAATGGGGCGGAGGAACCATCACCCTCGACGGCCAAGACATCCGCTCGTTCGCCAAAAAAGACCTGCGGCGCGCGGTCGGCCTTGTCTCGCAGGAAAGCTTTCTTTTCAACGGCACCGTGGCCGACAACCTGCGCTTCGGGAAACCCGATGCGACCGACGAGGAACTTTGGACCGCCTTGCGCGCGGCCAACGCCGCCGGATTCGTCGAACGCCTGCCGAAGAAGCTCGAAACCGAGGTGGGCGAGCGCGGCGTGCGCCTCAGCGTCGGCGAAAAACAGCGCATTTCCATCGCACGCGCGTTGTTGAAGGACCCGCCGGTCCTCATCCTCGACGAAGCCACGGCAAGCGTGGACAACACCACCGAGCGGCTGATCCAGGAAGCCCTCGACCGCTTGTTGCAGAAGCGCACCAGCTTTGTCATAGCGCACCGGCTCTCGACCGTGCGCCACGCCGACCAAATCCTCGTCCTCGACCGCGGCCGCATTGTCGAACGCGGCAAACACGACGAACTCCTGGCCCTGGGCGGACTCTACGCCCGCCTCTGCGCCGGCACCGGGTTGTTGAACGAGGCATAAAACTCTCGCGGAGTGAAACTTCTCAAGGACCGCTTCGGCAATTCGATCCGACTCACCGATGAACGGTTGGCTCACATTCTGGAACATCGCGAAATGCGAAGCATGGCCGCGGATATCGAGCGGGCCTTGCTCGAGCCGCAATTGGTTCGGCGTTCACGCTCGGATGAATCCGTGCAGTTGTTTTACAACTTCCACGCCCAAACAATCGTTGGTGGCAAATGGCTCTGTGTTGTGGTTAAGTGTGCCGAGCATGATGCGTTTGTCGTCACGGCTTATCTGACGGACAAACCCAAAGCCGGGTTGGATCTATGGCCGACAAAGTAAGAGTTTGGTTCGATGCTGAGGCGGATTTCCTCGAAGTCCGCTTTTCCGATGCTGCCGGATATGAAATAGCAACCGGGAATGATGCCGTGATGGAACGCGTGGACGAGCAGGGCAAAGTGATTGGCTTCAGTGTTCTCGGCGTAAGCCGCTTCAAGAAGTCCCGGCCATTGGTAGCCGACCTTGTGCCAGTATAGCCGGCACCGGGTTGCTCAACGAGGCCTGACCGGCAAAAGCCCGCGGCCGTCCCGCTCGGGCCTCGAATTCAAATCTCGGCCTTATCTCCCCCCATTCCTATTGACACTCTGACGCGCAAAGTTCATCCAACACCCATGGAAAACACGCCTCCTCCGGTTCCGTCGCCATCCAACCAGCCATCGGAAGCCCCGCTGACGGCGCCTGCATCCTCCACACCGCCGCCGGTTCCCACGCGCGAAGATCAAAGCTGGGCCATCGCGCTGCATTTGAGCGGCTTCGCCGGGTTTCTCGTGCCCTCGCTCGGGCAAATCCTCGCGCCGCTCGTGATCTGGCTCATCAAGCGTCCCGAAAGCCCCTACCTCGACCGCATTGGCAAAGAAGTGCTCAACTTCCAAATCAGCTACACCATTTACGGCGCGGTCGCCTTCGCCCTCTGCTGGCTTTGCATCGGCTTCCTTGTCCTGCCCGTTGTCGTCATTCTCTGGATTGTTTACATGATCATGGCCGCGGTCAAAACCAGCAACGGCCAAGACTACCAATATCCGTTCACCATCAGGTTCCTGCAGTAAACGATCGTTTGACAACGCGGCCGCCCGGTCCTACTTTTCCCGCCGTAGGGGGCGTATCTGGTTTCGACTCATGGTGCGAAACGACGTCCGCATGCCGAGGATGATCCGTTGGCCTCGTAAATAATCGGATCAAAAAAATAACAGCAGAGACCGAAGATCTCGCTCTCGCGGCTTAATCGCCCGCGACGGCTTCCAGTTGACGCCTGCTAGGCGGGAAGCCGACGACAGCAGGCAACCCG
Proteins encoded in this window:
- a CDS encoding sodium ion-translocating decarboxylase subunit beta codes for the protein MIEGVIGGFSALGEGFRHLLANGESNLVMIAVALVMFWLAIRKGVEPLLLLPIAFGCLLVNLPLSEVMDAGGVLKTIYDFGIANELFPLLIFVGIGSMTDFSPLLSSPRLLLFGAAGQIGIFLTLLLALGLGFSKAEAVSVAAIGACDGPTVIYVSNLFAEKGQIPTAMVGALAVAAYSYMALVPIIQPPIMRLLTTRREREIKMASPKGQVSRAALIAFPIVVVVLTGIVAPKGLPLMGMIMLGNFMKVSGVVTRLTGAAENEITNVATLFLGLAIGGTMAGPQFLTKETLMVFALGFVAIVMDTIGGIGLGKLWCWLSGGKVNPLVGAAGISAYPMAARLVQTEGQRWNKHNFLLMHAMAANTGGQVGSVMAAAIMLSVLKGLGIL
- a CDS encoding sodium:proline symporter; this encodes MQTALIIDAIVVAVYFAVIVGIGLRAGRGSNSLQEFTLGGHRIPWWAVLASIIAAETSAATFLGAPAEGFKTRSFAYAQLAIGTVIARFIIAYIFIGPYYRNNVQSIYEFLDRRFGASTRNMASGIFLVTRVLGIGVRLYLGGVIIVVIWRYLFPGAPVTLATYFWGILFTTLVTTLYTAVGGIKAVVWTDLIQACLMIGAIFFAIGAIFFSIPGGWQTVSQSLAANPGAGMFQTGWDSSKPFLDALKGMLETPYTIFAAIIGSTVFTMATHGTDQDMVQRLLTAENTAKAKRSLIVSGFADIPIVLGFLAIGLLLAVHYEISPDPSLPAQHNEVFAYYIVNEMPVVVRGLIVAGVFATMMGSTSAALNALATSFVKDFYVPYLGGAGASDRRSVAVARISTAVFGALMVGVATAAAYAVLQTNITIIPLALGILGYSYGSLLGVFLLGMLTRTRGCDRANVVAMLAGIAAVLVLGRVKVPAVDLGALLRGELIPQEWSFGAFLPAWWPAVAWPYYVLIGTIFTVAIAALFRSGERIDLDGPQA
- a CDS encoding putative manganese-dependent inorganic diphosphatase, with the translated sequence MDTIVIGHRNPDMDSVCSAIAYASLKTRLGSAGVRAARAGALNERITFVLEKFGVPQPDFVPDVTPRVRDVMIAEYVAAHPDRPVAESLEKMSSLRLRALPVVDDERRFRGVVSENKLLERVLPAPESASQARKVTASLANIAKTFDGVPQTGALPENEEEYALIVAAMSIGTFVERMVNMDRPRTVLFVGDRENVQLEAIRGGVRALVVTGGCEIPEPLLEEARRRDCCIISSQLDTATSVILARGAVVARHVMEPVAEKFDADMALSLARRSVALSNKFIFPVIDAEGRLEGILSKSDFLKSPARQLVLVDHNELSQAVPGASEVPIVEILDHHRLGNMPTEAPILFINQPVGSTCTLVADLHRRNGIDPERAVAGLLMAGIIADTLNGTSPTATDLDRRYLRELSEFAGIPASELAGQIFSVGSPLQTLTPEQVVTADCKEYEERGVRFSVSQIEEVTFLHFEQRREQLQSALRERMAERRLLFAALLVTDINKQNSYLLVEGDADYLRTIHYPEQSDRVWFLEGVVSRKKQLLPFLTECLAAVR
- the rpsU gene encoding 30S ribosomal protein S21 — protein: MPEVIVRKGEPIDRAIKRLKAKLDSEGIMEEVRRLRAFETPTQKSRRKAKSNAKRAKMKFRFSLS
- a CDS encoding NAD-dependent epimerase/dehydratase family protein, with translation MQRQARQDEVPLQPFLKPLLLNQHPRIFIAGCGYTGERCAEFFCREGAAVTALVSSPGSRQRLSGKPYEILVADAADPAMLEAALSRCGQPDILIHCLSGKAGRDAAAYRVTYVATLRNLLASLHPKFCVFTGSTSVYTQNDGSTVTEESACGGTPTADVLLEAERIALAAGGAVVRLGGIYGPGRTRFIESALERGTSPFGSPEAFINMIHRDDAARALCHAGRSRLHGIYNAVDDHPARRDDLAEDIRTDQPVRNAHLAPATGKRVSNAKLRSSGWHPLYPSILDALHNDPDLAALRTQ
- a CDS encoding P-II family nitrogen regulator, translated to MKKIEAIIKPFKLEEVKDALSDLGIEGMTVSEVKGFGRQKGHTEIYRGSEYTVDFLPKIKIEVVVSDNLVEGATSAIVKAAKTGKIGDGKVFISTVEEAVRIRTDETGDKAV
- a CDS encoding ammonium transporter, which produces MSAVTETVSVSTEEGTVTESVTAATAEAPAGAPTLEQRVEDLEAYINNVDRPSGDASKIKAPGPGHNAWQMVSTALVLFMTLPGLALFYGGLVRSKNVLSILAMCLGIAGLVSFLWWLCGYSLSFGAGNAFIGDLSNAMFNGMSAAGVGAGYYWISDYVWAMFQLTFAIITPALIFGATAERMKFSAVMLFTAIWMFVVYFPMAHMVWSTTGFMCGPLNPDAGIKAIDFAGGTVVHMTSGWTALVLCLILGPRMGFGKVPMPPHSMVLVMIGTGMLYVGWFGFNAGSALGADAIAANAFTTTMLCAAVAGFVWAVLEWVLRGKPSVLGFCSGIVAGLVVITPAAGFVTPTSAIIMAFAAGIIPFFAVVYLKKWLGYDDALDTFGIHGVGGTIGAILTGIFADPAVNAVVEPLKDGLIGEQLKAVLLTVGVSVVAAAVIAFIVKVTIGLRPGQDEENQGLDTVDHGEEGYLFD
- a CDS encoding ABC transporter ATP-binding protein, with protein sequence MNEKPRILARVFAYLRRYPLLAATTLACALGSSVMVIVFPVVTQRIVDDVLRGGKTAELWPMIALAAFGFLAQDGLNTLRILLNNTFEQKVLFDLRSDLYARLQSLPLAWFDHRATGDIMTRVVEDVNNVERVLIDGIEQGAVAILQIAVVLALMFWWSPTLALCALTPVPFLFAGALAYTLTAGKRYSAQRRAASDLNALLHDNLDGIRQIKGYARESSEHRRFNESSGKLREATLVVMQAWAFYSPGMSFLSSIGSLVVLGYGGWAALHGKLDLGVLVAFLVLVRFLYEPVGRLHQLNQIMQAGRAAGRRVFDILDAAPEPDAGRAPLPATLRGEIRFDNVDFSYGDGPGVLRDICLEAKPGETVALVGPTGAGKSSLVGLLMRLYEWGGGTITLDGQDIRSFAKKDLRRAVGLVSQESFLFNGTVADNLRFGKPDATDEELWTALRAANAAGFVERLPKKLETEVGERGVRLSVGEKQRISIARALLKDPPVLILDEATASVDNTTERLIQEALDRLLQKRTSFVIAHRLSTVRHADQILVLDRGRIVERGKHDELLALGGLYARLCAGTGLLNEA